Proteins from one Terriglobus tenax genomic window:
- a CDS encoding lysophospholipid acyltransferase family protein, whose amino-acid sequence MGVLRALVRLLVLAGMVVLAMLQAALQRDKSARGRAVWMHRWAGRVVRMAGVRLRVVGKPATSGLLVSNHVGYVDVLVIGSIVPTVFVSKAEVMKWPVFGWLTRIAGTIFVNRESRMATASVAEQMHKRMEEGLMVLFFPEGTSSDGEQILPFRTSLFEAPVRAEAEIWTCCVRYTVPGQGRDVVREKVAYWGDMSFGPHVARLFTMKEFEAVVEYSPISIRTDDRKEAARKSEALMREMHAELVGETVGV is encoded by the coding sequence ATGGGTGTTTTACGGGCGCTGGTGCGGCTGCTGGTGCTGGCCGGAATGGTCGTCTTGGCGATGCTTCAGGCAGCTTTGCAGCGTGACAAGTCTGCCCGCGGACGGGCGGTATGGATGCATCGTTGGGCTGGCCGCGTAGTGCGGATGGCTGGAGTGCGCCTTCGCGTGGTGGGGAAGCCGGCAACCAGCGGTCTGCTGGTGAGCAACCACGTTGGCTATGTGGATGTGCTGGTGATCGGCTCCATTGTGCCGACCGTCTTTGTCTCCAAGGCAGAGGTGATGAAGTGGCCCGTCTTTGGCTGGTTGACCCGGATTGCCGGAACCATTTTTGTGAACCGTGAAAGCCGGATGGCGACGGCAAGCGTTGCCGAGCAGATGCACAAGCGGATGGAAGAGGGACTGATGGTCTTGTTCTTCCCCGAAGGCACCAGCTCCGACGGGGAGCAGATTCTGCCTTTCCGAACCTCCTTGTTTGAAGCTCCGGTGCGTGCCGAGGCTGAGATCTGGACCTGCTGCGTGCGCTACACGGTGCCCGGTCAGGGCCGCGATGTGGTGCGCGAGAAGGTTGCGTATTGGGGTGACATGAGCTTTGGCCCGCATGTCGCGCGGCTTTTCACGATGAAGGAGTTCGAGGCCGTCGTGGAGTATTCCCCCATCTCCATCCGTACCGACGACCGCAAGGAAGCAGCCCGTAAGAGCGAGGCTCTGATGCGCGAGATGCATGCGGAACTGGTGGGCGAGACGGTCGGTGTGTAG
- the udk gene encoding uridine kinase: MPKPLVIAIAGCSGSGKTTLARELASEFEATIFPFDLYYRDLSHLPKEQRDKSNFDHPDSLESELIFEHIRLLSDGLPIRRPVYDFKTHSRVPNQFDPVTPTQVVIVEGILALHYPELLPFYNFSVYVDAPNEICLNRRIYRDMRERGRTEESVRAQFDATARPMAELYVIPSQHRADMVVKGTEALDWSIESIRVTLRKRNLLPH, encoded by the coding sequence ATGCCCAAGCCACTTGTCATCGCTATCGCCGGCTGCTCCGGGTCAGGAAAAACGACCCTCGCGCGTGAACTCGCCTCCGAGTTCGAAGCCACCATCTTTCCCTTCGACCTCTACTACCGCGACCTGTCACACCTGCCGAAAGAACAGCGGGACAAGTCCAACTTTGACCATCCGGACTCGCTCGAATCCGAACTGATCTTTGAGCACATCCGCCTGCTTTCCGACGGCCTGCCCATCCGCCGCCCGGTCTACGACTTCAAGACCCACTCGCGCGTGCCCAACCAGTTCGATCCGGTTACACCGACGCAGGTCGTCATCGTCGAAGGCATCCTCGCGCTTCACTACCCGGAGCTGCTTCCCTTCTATAACTTCTCTGTCTACGTGGACGCACCCAACGAGATCTGCCTCAACCGCCGCATCTACCGCGATATGCGCGAACGCGGACGCACGGAAGAGTCCGTTCGGGCCCAGTTTGATGCCACCGCGCGCCCCATGGCCGAGCTCTACGTGATCCCTTCGCAACACCGCGCCGACATGGTCGTCAAAGGCACCGAAGCGCTCGACTGGTCCATCGAGAGCATTCGCGTCACCCTGCGCAAGCGCAACCTTTTGCCCCACTAG
- a CDS encoding purine-nucleoside phosphorylase — MSDILAQAQAAVSYIRSKTSLQPQLAIILGSGLGSFASQVADAVTIPYAEIPNFPQSTVAGHSGKLVLGTIGGVPVAVMQGRVHAYEGYTMAQVTFPTRVLGLLGAKKLIVTNAAGGINVRYGQGAIVGISDHINLTGTNAALGPNIDALGPRFFDMSTAYSPAFRKLAIAEAANQGWTLNEGVYLAVLGPSYETPAEIRAFRTLGADLVGMSTVHEVIIARHMGIEVLGFSVVTNMAAGVLDEVINHEEVMEIGKRIEGQFTALLTALVPQL; from the coding sequence ATGTCCGACATCCTCGCGCAAGCTCAAGCCGCCGTCAGTTATATCCGTTCCAAAACTTCGCTCCAGCCGCAGCTCGCCATCATCCTCGGCTCGGGCCTTGGCAGCTTTGCCTCGCAGGTCGCGGACGCGGTCACCATTCCCTATGCCGAGATTCCGAACTTCCCGCAGTCCACGGTCGCCGGGCATAGTGGCAAGCTTGTCCTCGGAACCATCGGTGGCGTTCCGGTTGCCGTCATGCAGGGTCGCGTCCATGCGTACGAGGGCTACACCATGGCGCAGGTTACCTTCCCTACGCGTGTGCTCGGCCTGCTCGGCGCAAAGAAGCTCATCGTCACCAACGCCGCCGGCGGCATCAACGTCCGTTATGGGCAAGGAGCCATCGTCGGCATCAGTGACCATATCAACCTGACAGGCACCAATGCCGCGCTTGGGCCGAATATTGATGCTCTCGGTCCGCGCTTCTTCGATATGTCGACGGCCTACTCGCCTGCGTTCCGCAAGCTGGCAATTGCTGAGGCGGCCAATCAGGGCTGGACATTGAACGAAGGTGTCTACCTCGCCGTCCTCGGTCCCAGCTACGAAACACCTGCCGAAATCCGCGCCTTCCGCACCCTGGGCGCTGACCTGGTCGGTATGTCCACCGTGCATGAGGTCATCATTGCCCGCCACATGGGCATCGAGGTTCTCGGCTTCTCCGTCGTCACCAACATGGCTGCCGGAGTGCTCGATGAGGTCATCAATCACGAAGAGGTCATGGAGATCGGCAAGCGCATCGAAGGCCAGTTCACCGCCCTGCTCACCGCCCTGGTACCCCAGCTGTAA
- the ispG gene encoding flavodoxin-dependent (E)-4-hydroxy-3-methylbut-2-enyl-diphosphate synthase has product MPDIHRRKAVTVPVGGVRVGSDAPVVVQSMTNTDTADVESTVQQIAALARAGSEMVRITVNNEDAAKAVPYIVEGIQKKGWNTPIIGDFHYNGHILLTKYPDCAQALSKYRINPGNVSIGRKDDDNFRTMVECAVKNQKPVRIGVNWGSLDQALLTKMMDENSKSASPLDARDVMMEAMVVSALDNAAAAERYGLRRDQIILSAKVSNVRDLIDVYSELARRTDHALHLGLTEAGMGMKGIVASTAGLAPLLLAGIGDTIRVSLTPTPGGDRSEEVRCGQQILQALNIRSFMPQVTSCPGCGRTTSTYFQELAEKVQNYLVASMPEWKKIYPGVEEMKLAVMGCVVNGPGESKHANIGISLPGTFEDPVAPVYIDGKLATTLRGDNIVEEFQVILDHYVQKRYGNKAHVEELVNA; this is encoded by the coding sequence ATGCCTGACATTCATCGCCGCAAAGCAGTAACCGTTCCTGTAGGAGGCGTCCGCGTTGGCTCCGACGCACCCGTCGTCGTGCAGTCCATGACCAACACCGACACCGCCGACGTCGAGTCCACAGTCCAGCAGATCGCCGCCCTCGCGCGCGCCGGCTCTGAAATGGTTCGTATCACTGTCAACAATGAGGATGCCGCCAAGGCTGTTCCTTATATTGTCGAAGGCATTCAGAAGAAGGGCTGGAACACGCCCATCATCGGTGACTTCCACTACAACGGCCACATCCTGCTGACCAAGTACCCGGACTGCGCCCAGGCCCTTTCCAAGTACCGCATCAACCCCGGCAACGTCTCCATCGGCCGCAAGGACGACGACAACTTCCGCACCATGGTGGAGTGCGCCGTCAAGAACCAGAAGCCGGTCCGCATCGGCGTCAACTGGGGCTCTCTGGACCAGGCACTGCTCACCAAGATGATGGACGAGAACTCGAAGTCCGCCTCACCGCTGGACGCCCGCGATGTCATGATGGAGGCGATGGTCGTCTCCGCGCTCGACAACGCAGCCGCAGCTGAGCGCTACGGCCTGCGCCGCGACCAGATCATCCTCTCCGCCAAGGTCTCCAACGTTCGCGACCTGATCGATGTTTACTCCGAGCTAGCGCGCCGCACCGACCACGCCCTGCACCTGGGCCTGACCGAGGCCGGTATGGGCATGAAGGGTATCGTCGCCTCGACCGCCGGACTCGCTCCCCTGTTGCTGGCCGGCATCGGCGACACTATCCGTGTCTCGCTTACGCCTACGCCCGGCGGCGATCGCAGTGAAGAGGTCCGTTGCGGCCAGCAGATTCTGCAGGCACTCAACATACGCAGCTTCATGCCGCAGGTCACCAGCTGCCCCGGCTGTGGGCGCACCACCAGCACCTACTTCCAGGAACTGGCCGAAAAGGTACAGAACTACCTCGTTGCCTCCATGCCGGAGTGGAAGAAGATCTACCCTGGCGTCGAAGAGATGAAGCTGGCCGTCATGGGCTGCGTCGTCAACGGCCCCGGCGAGAGCAAGCATGCCAACATCGGCATCTCCCTTCCCGGCACCTTTGAGGACCCGGTCGCTCCCGTCTACATCGACGGCAAACTGGCCACCACGCTGCGCGGCGACAACATCGTGGAAGAGTTCCAGGTCATTCTGGATCACTACGTACAGAAGCGTTACGGCAATAAGGCGCACGTCGAAGAGCTGGTCAACGCGTAA
- a CDS encoding LysR family transcriptional regulator: protein MSIYDYLEFRHLRYIVAVAEELNITRAAERLNVVQSNLSRQISDIEELFHVKLFIRVHNGVQLTSAGQSFYIRAKQLLELREETINSLHAVQDAETKASV from the coding sequence TTGAGCATCTACGACTATTTGGAATTTCGCCATCTGCGGTACATCGTGGCGGTCGCTGAAGAACTGAATATAACGAGGGCAGCAGAGCGATTGAATGTTGTTCAATCCAACCTCAGCAGGCAGATCAGTGACATCGAAGAACTCTTCCATGTGAAGCTCTTCATCAGGGTTCATAACGGAGTTCAGCTTACGTCCGCAGGACAATCTTTCTACATCCGAGCCAAGCAGTTATTGGAACTCCGCGAAGAGACCATTAACTCTCTTCATGCTGTCCAGGACGCCGAAACAAAGGCGTCCGTGTGA
- a CDS encoding helix-turn-helix domain-containing protein: protein MDHNFHLTHLQRIESGKGLSIPTLLRVAEALNVSAADLIDGLGMCADIEQGATGGKDCK from the coding sequence ATGGACCACAATTTCCATCTCACCCACCTCCAACGGATCGAGAGTGGCAAAGGACTTTCTATACCGACTCTATTACGGGTCGCCGAAGCGTTGAATGTATCCGCGGCAGACCTGATCGACGGGCTGGGCATGTGTGCAGACATTGAACAAGGTGCAACAGGAGGTAAGGATTGCAAATGA
- a CDS encoding OB-fold nucleic acid binding domain-containing protein, whose translation MAKGMVFLSVADETGIFNVMVTKEFFERNRQTVTLCKFISVEGPLQNDAGVVHVRCKRMTPLPGRGLEVESHDFH comes from the coding sequence ATGGCAAAAGGCATGGTGTTTCTCTCAGTAGCTGACGAGACGGGCATCTTCAATGTGATGGTGACGAAGGAATTCTTTGAGAGAAACCGTCAAACGGTCACCCTCTGCAAGTTCATCAGCGTGGAAGGGCCTTTGCAGAACGATGCGGGTGTGGTTCATGTTCGCTGCAAGCGGATGACACCTCTGCCCGGACGGGGACTGGAGGTGGAATCGCATGACTTCCACTGA
- a CDS encoding helix-hairpin-helix domain-containing protein yields the protein MADVLRTDRSFFTYRKRWKESMPSPSLDLEFLGAGFFGDELLVLGCRQRFTSRSVVGKMMHPYIRRRQALEPVTYLHPALEKPLKRTKGIPLFQEQLLMIAMVMANFTPSEADELRRAVGMRRSWERMKNLEGKLRAGMTANGVAPDIQESIIDQISSFALYGFPESHAASFAMIEYDSDYLKEHYLAAFTTALMNNQPMGFYSPAVIVEDARRHGLRVKPIDVQTSEWPCSIEQEKDFSLSMRLGLGYAKGLRKHVAEALVATRNEDGLFRSVEDLALHVPSLSRSDLSLLARVGALNTLDGVSHRRDALWQVERAGKLEGPLLRQQSEWLREEDAVLPLQAMKDEERLVADYAGTGLTVGHHPMHYRRTEFDAGAS from the coding sequence ATGGCGGACGTCCTCCGTACAGATCGTTCGTTCTTTACCTATCGTAAGCGATGGAAAGAGAGCATGCCCTCTCCATCGCTAGACCTCGAGTTTTTAGGTGCCGGATTCTTCGGCGATGAATTGCTCGTACTCGGCTGCAGACAGCGTTTCACCAGCCGTAGCGTCGTGGGCAAGATGATGCATCCGTACATTCGCCGCAGGCAGGCCTTAGAGCCGGTCACGTATCTCCATCCGGCTCTTGAGAAGCCATTGAAACGAACGAAAGGTATTCCTCTATTCCAAGAACAACTGCTGATGATCGCAATGGTCATGGCGAACTTCACTCCGTCTGAAGCAGATGAATTACGCCGCGCCGTAGGAATGCGCCGCTCCTGGGAGCGCATGAAAAATCTCGAAGGAAAGCTCCGCGCCGGCATGACCGCGAATGGGGTTGCGCCGGACATACAGGAAAGCATCATCGACCAAATCAGTTCTTTCGCGTTGTATGGGTTTCCAGAGAGTCATGCCGCGAGCTTCGCCATGATCGAGTATGACTCGGACTACCTGAAAGAGCACTATCTAGCGGCCTTTACGACGGCATTGATGAACAACCAGCCGATGGGCTTCTATAGCCCAGCCGTCATCGTGGAAGACGCGCGGCGCCATGGGTTGCGCGTCAAGCCCATCGATGTGCAAACATCCGAATGGCCCTGTTCGATAGAACAGGAAAAGGACTTTAGCCTGTCGATGCGGCTCGGTCTTGGCTATGCGAAGGGCTTACGGAAGCATGTTGCAGAAGCCTTGGTAGCAACGCGAAATGAAGACGGGCTCTTCCGTTCTGTAGAAGATCTTGCGTTGCATGTCCCGTCGTTGAGTCGAAGTGACCTTTCTTTGTTGGCGCGGGTCGGTGCTTTGAACACGCTGGATGGCGTATCCCATCGCCGAGATGCTCTCTGGCAAGTGGAGCGAGCCGGAAAGCTCGAAGGACCATTGTTGCGGCAGCAAAGCGAATGGCTGCGCGAAGAGGACGCGGTGTTGCCTTTGCAAGCGATGAAGGATGAAGAGCGGCTAGTCGCAGACTACGCGGGAACTGGCCTAACGGTGGGCCATCATCCCATGCACTATCGGCGGACAGAATTCGATGCCGGGGCTTCCTGA
- a CDS encoding TetR/AcrR family transcriptional regulator translates to MPAALDAKEKAEIVGRLFVVFQDRGYEGASLADLSQATGLGKSSLYHHFPRGKEQMAEAVLEQGRTFIQTAIADVAKSNETLKSRIRKIVVALDQLYASGKNPCVLGRLAVSEIGPAGKKLAREIFANWTDAVAHLAHESGMTELKARQFAEDWISRVQGSLILHAATGDCKPFERAMNVLSDLTKPSKRD, encoded by the coding sequence ATGCCTGCAGCCCTGGATGCAAAAGAGAAAGCCGAAATCGTTGGACGTCTCTTCGTCGTATTTCAGGACCGAGGCTATGAAGGCGCATCTCTGGCAGACCTGTCACAGGCGACGGGGCTCGGAAAATCAAGCCTCTACCATCACTTCCCGCGGGGGAAGGAGCAGATGGCAGAAGCCGTTCTCGAACAAGGCAGGACATTCATCCAAACGGCGATCGCGGATGTTGCGAAGTCCAACGAAACACTGAAATCGCGGATACGAAAGATAGTTGTTGCACTTGACCAGCTATATGCGAGTGGCAAGAACCCGTGCGTGCTGGGGAGACTTGCCGTTTCAGAGATCGGCCCCGCTGGTAAGAAACTCGCGCGAGAGATTTTCGCCAATTGGACTGACGCCGTTGCCCATCTTGCTCATGAGAGCGGCATGACGGAGTTGAAGGCGCGTCAGTTCGCCGAGGATTGGATTTCTCGGGTGCAGGGATCATTGATCCTTCATGCGGCGACGGGCGACTGCAAACCGTTCGAGCGAGCGATGAATGTTCTGAGCGATCTCACGAAGCCCTCGAAGAGAGATTGA
- a CDS encoding LysR family transcriptional regulator, whose translation MEFRHIRSFLSVAETLNFGKSSRQLNLSQPALSLQIKALEEDIGVPLFKRNRQGTALTAAGVAFRHDAEIALDRLELAKRKAQWASDGRLGRIRLGFISTAGYELVPQMIRKFRKRFPDVEFAIKRVLTEQQLQMLEEDQLDIGFLRLPVERVDSLEITTVLREKLVAVVPAGHRLAGKDAIRLRELQGEPFVLYAREHAPGFHDMLTGILSRAGIVPKVVQSAGEMSTLISLVDAGVGVSLVPNSAARRLVSRVSISTIDDKIPESEIGMAIARTNKTPVVWQFYESVRAPA comes from the coding sequence ATGGAATTTCGACACATTCGCTCGTTCCTCTCCGTCGCCGAGACGCTGAACTTCGGGAAAAGTTCCCGGCAACTGAACCTCAGCCAGCCAGCGCTCAGCCTTCAGATCAAAGCATTGGAAGAAGACATAGGCGTGCCGCTGTTCAAGCGCAACCGCCAGGGCACGGCGCTCACAGCAGCCGGTGTTGCCTTTCGGCATGATGCTGAAATCGCACTTGACCGCCTGGAGTTAGCAAAGCGAAAGGCACAGTGGGCTTCCGATGGACGGCTTGGGCGCATACGCCTCGGATTCATCTCGACCGCTGGCTATGAACTTGTTCCGCAGATGATCCGTAAGTTTCGCAAGCGGTTCCCGGACGTCGAATTCGCTATCAAGCGTGTACTCACCGAGCAGCAACTGCAGATGCTTGAAGAGGATCAGCTCGATATAGGGTTTCTACGCTTGCCCGTGGAGCGCGTGGACTCGCTCGAGATCACAACGGTACTGCGAGAAAAGCTCGTCGCGGTCGTGCCGGCAGGTCATCGTCTTGCAGGGAAGGATGCGATCCGGCTGCGCGAGCTACAGGGGGAACCATTTGTGCTCTATGCGCGAGAGCATGCGCCCGGGTTCCATGACATGCTGACGGGGATTCTAAGTCGAGCGGGCATCGTGCCCAAAGTCGTGCAGAGTGCGGGTGAGATGTCCACCCTTATCTCCCTTGTAGATGCCGGGGTCGGTGTGTCTTTGGTGCCCAACAGTGCCGCACGAAGACTCGTTTCAAGAGTGTCGATCAGTACGATCGATGACAAAATCCCCGAGTCCGAAATCGGGATGGCCATCGCGCGGACAAACAAGACGCCTGTTGTCTGGCAATTTTACGAAAGCGTTCGCGCGCCAGCCTAA
- the mdcA gene encoding malonate decarboxylase subunit alpha, translated as MKRMDNGRAIPRSWDTRRVDKTKRLQAAAKWMQGPILDRERIVDALEAILQPGDRVVLEGDNQKQADFLSRSLIKVDPAKVHDLHLILSSISRPEHLTLFEMGIAHKVDFAFAGPQSLRVAQLLEDGILEIGAIHTYVELYARLLVDLIPKVVLVCAEMADAEGNLFTGPNTEDTPVIVEAAAFHDGIVVVQVNQIVDKLPRVDIPGSWVDIVVEADRPFAVEPLFTRDPRHITDLQVLTAMMVIRGVYERHNVQSLNHGIGFDTAAIELLLPTYAESLGLRGKICRHWALNPHPTLIPAIESGWVESVHSFGSEVGMDQYLRARPDIFFTGRDGSLRSNRVLCQLAGQYAVDAFIGATLQMDGDANSSTVTTGRLAGFGGAPNMGHDPHGRRHATPAWLDLKTNDDPLLRGRKIVVQTLETFASGGVPAFVETLDAVQVGRKAGMPITPIMIYGDDVSHVVTEEGIAYLYKAEGQEERRRALAAVAGVSPIGLKAKPEETEALRKRGVIAYPEDIGVQRLQASRSLLAARSMEDLVAWSGGLYQPPAKFRSW; from the coding sequence ATGAAGCGAATGGACAACGGTCGAGCGATACCGCGCAGCTGGGATACGCGGAGGGTGGACAAGACGAAGCGGCTGCAAGCTGCGGCCAAGTGGATGCAGGGTCCTATTCTTGATCGGGAGCGGATCGTCGACGCCCTGGAAGCGATCCTTCAGCCAGGAGACCGGGTGGTGCTGGAGGGAGATAACCAGAAGCAGGCAGACTTCCTTTCGCGCTCACTGATCAAGGTCGACCCAGCGAAGGTGCATGACCTGCACCTGATTCTTTCCAGCATCAGCCGCCCAGAGCACCTGACGCTTTTTGAGATGGGTATCGCGCACAAGGTGGACTTTGCGTTCGCCGGTCCGCAGAGCCTGCGTGTCGCTCAACTCTTGGAAGACGGAATCCTGGAGATCGGTGCGATCCACACGTATGTGGAACTCTACGCCCGTTTGCTTGTCGACCTTATCCCCAAGGTGGTTTTGGTGTGTGCTGAGATGGCCGATGCAGAGGGCAACCTCTTCACCGGTCCGAACACGGAGGACACGCCCGTTATCGTTGAAGCGGCGGCCTTCCACGACGGGATTGTCGTGGTGCAGGTCAATCAGATCGTCGACAAGCTTCCTCGCGTCGACATACCGGGTTCGTGGGTAGATATCGTCGTGGAGGCGGATCGACCGTTTGCCGTAGAGCCGCTGTTCACACGCGACCCTCGGCACATCACAGACCTTCAAGTGCTTACAGCGATGATGGTGATCCGCGGTGTGTACGAGCGGCATAACGTTCAGTCGCTGAACCATGGCATCGGTTTCGACACTGCAGCCATCGAACTGCTGCTTCCCACTTACGCTGAATCACTCGGACTTCGTGGCAAGATTTGCCGTCATTGGGCACTGAATCCACATCCCACGTTGATTCCGGCAATCGAGAGTGGATGGGTCGAGAGCGTTCACTCGTTCGGCAGTGAAGTGGGCATGGATCAGTACCTGAGGGCGCGGCCGGATATCTTCTTTACCGGCCGCGATGGCAGCCTTCGTTCGAACCGCGTTCTCTGCCAGCTCGCCGGTCAGTATGCTGTGGATGCCTTCATTGGGGCGACGTTGCAGATGGATGGCGATGCGAACTCGTCCACAGTCACGACGGGACGGCTGGCGGGCTTTGGTGGCGCTCCCAACATGGGGCACGACCCTCATGGGCGCCGTCATGCGACCCCTGCGTGGCTTGATCTCAAGACCAACGATGATCCACTACTGCGTGGCCGCAAGATCGTCGTGCAGACACTAGAAACATTCGCCAGTGGCGGCGTTCCGGCCTTTGTGGAAACGCTGGATGCGGTCCAAGTAGGCCGCAAGGCGGGAATGCCCATTACGCCCATCATGATCTACGGCGATGATGTCAGCCATGTGGTGACTGAAGAGGGCATCGCTTATCTCTACAAAGCAGAGGGGCAGGAGGAGCGTCGCAGGGCACTTGCAGCTGTCGCGGGTGTGAGCCCTATCGGCCTCAAAGCGAAGCCCGAAGAAACAGAGGCGCTGCGCAAGCGCGGAGTCATTGCCTATCCGGAAGACATCGGGGTCCAGCGGTTGCAGGCGAGCCGTTCTCTACTGGCTGCCCGCAGCATGGAAGACCTTGTGGCATGGTCTGGAGGCTTGTATCAGCCGCCCGCAAAGTTCAGGAGCTGGTAG
- a CDS encoding triphosphoribosyl-dephospho-CoA synthase — translation MHRLSQNRVPISRAVVSEYLGALAARVLLAEANLTPKPGLVDQRGQGCHTDMTLALMERSACTLEPFFTEMALAALQLPLSAMLRWELGSIGRNAERAMLRSTAGVNTHKGAIWVIGLLVAAAAQLPAGDAETIAERAGQIACIPDIAQPVPLSHGEMVRLRFAKSGARGEAMSGFPHVTGVGLPQLRRSRAEGHTEIISHLNALIAIMSSLDDTCVLYRGGVEGLAVMHAGAQAVLTAGGVGTPTGDATLRALDRKMLANSLSPGGCADLLAATMLLDEIERRSRYVTADNEEK, via the coding sequence ATGCACAGACTCTCCCAGAATCGTGTTCCTATTTCAAGAGCCGTTGTCAGTGAGTATCTTGGTGCACTGGCGGCGAGGGTTCTATTGGCTGAGGCCAACCTGACTCCGAAGCCTGGCCTTGTGGATCAGCGAGGGCAGGGATGTCACACCGACATGACGCTGGCGCTCATGGAGCGATCTGCATGTACTCTTGAACCCTTCTTCACGGAGATGGCTCTCGCAGCATTGCAATTACCCTTAAGCGCAATGCTGCGTTGGGAACTGGGCTCAATCGGGCGAAACGCAGAACGCGCGATGCTCCGCTCCACGGCTGGTGTGAACACGCACAAGGGAGCAATCTGGGTGATTGGCTTGCTGGTCGCTGCCGCAGCACAACTGCCCGCTGGAGATGCAGAAACGATCGCTGAACGGGCTGGTCAGATCGCCTGCATTCCTGACATTGCTCAACCTGTTCCGCTATCGCACGGGGAGATGGTGCGGCTCCGCTTTGCGAAGTCGGGTGCGCGAGGAGAGGCAATGAGTGGGTTCCCGCACGTTACTGGTGTTGGCCTGCCGCAACTGCGGAGATCGCGCGCAGAAGGGCACACCGAGATTATCAGCCACCTGAATGCTCTCATCGCGATTATGTCTTCGCTGGATGACACCTGCGTGCTGTATCGCGGTGGCGTCGAGGGACTGGCAGTGATGCACGCGGGGGCTCAAGCTGTCTTGACGGCTGGAGGCGTTGGTACTCCAACCGGAGACGCCACACTGCGTGCTCTGGATCGGAAGATGCTAGCCAACTCGCTCTCACCTGGAGGCTGTGCCGACCTGCTCGCAGCCACCATGCTGCTGGATGAAATAGAACGACGCAGCAGATATGTCACTGCAGATAACGAGGAGAAGTAG
- a CDS encoding malonate decarboxylase subunit delta gives MENMEFKYPEATRPITGRAHVGVVASGDMEVLIEPSQAAGASVSITTSVQGFQGTWQAVFDRFFSRYDGAVRIVINDSGATPGSVMLRLQQAAEVLGK, from the coding sequence ATGGAAAACATGGAGTTCAAGTATCCGGAGGCAACCCGTCCTATAACCGGCCGCGCTCATGTTGGCGTCGTGGCTTCGGGCGACATGGAAGTGTTGATCGAGCCATCGCAAGCTGCCGGTGCAAGCGTATCGATCACAACCAGTGTTCAGGGCTTTCAGGGTACGTGGCAGGCCGTCTTCGACCGCTTCTTCAGCCGCTATGATGGCGCGGTTCGAATTGTAATCAACGACTCAGGGGCGACACCCGGCAGCGTCATGCTCAGGCTTCAACAGGCGGCGGAGGTACTAGGCAAATGA